gcaattgccgccgcagccgcagccgcagccgcagccagCTTCACCCTCACTGCCAAatccgccggccggccgctcCCGCACCCGGCGCACTCCGCACCCCTTTGGGCTTCCCTCTCGCTTTCCGATGGCGGCGTCCCCGGCAACGTCGAGCCCCGCACCGGCGCCGCATTCCCCGCCGAGGCagccggcgggcgccgcctcctcggcgtCGGCCTCCGCAAGACTACCATCCTCGGCCTCAAGTCCATCGACGTCTACGCGTTCGGTAACTCACTAAAACCACGTCTAATTTCAATACTTCCGTAAAACTAAccgcaacaacaacaaagaagagaatGTGAAATGTAGCTCTATGTAGGGGTGTATGCGGATGACAACGACCTGAGGCAGCTGAGGGAGAAGTACGAAAAGCTCCCAGTCTCTGAACTGAAGCAAAATGCTGAGCTGATCAACGATGCGCTAGAGCGCGACATACGCATGACCATTAGGCTTCAGATAGTTTACGGGAGGCTGAGCATTGGCTCGGTTCGAAGCGCTTTTGAGAAGAGCGTGGGAAGCAGGCTTCAGAAGTTTGGTGGATCAGACACCAAAGAGTTGCTTCAGAGGTAACTGTAATTGTAGCTTCCTGTTCTGATTTTCATGAGTcaagcacacacacacaaaatacCTCTTTGATGCTGATTTGTGGTTGCAAACAAGCTGGCTGCAAGCCTGTGTTTGTACTACGCTTGATTTGATTATAGTTCTCACTGCAGCTCTGTTTTGTGTTACGGTTGTCAAGTTTGAGTTAGGATTAACAAGGGAAATGAATCATCCATACTGTTATATATTGTTTCATACTGGATCTAGAAATACATTATGATGCATATTAAATGAATCTCTTGAAAACTTGGAACCATAGGTTTTTTGTTAGGTTGTGTGTAATCTAATTAGCATTTGTTGTGCTAGTTGGAGTTCAGGTTGTTACAATTATGTTAACGGAAAATTTACACACTGAAAGATCGCGCTGGAGTTCTTTTCTTGACCATAAACGCTGGTGTTAGTAATCCAATGAGAACTTGGAGTTGTTAGAGACCTGAACAAGTTCTAAATAAGTGTATGAAGTTTCATACTAACTGAGATTTCCCATTCTGGTGCTGCAACTAAGATTACATGCCCAGATCTGTTAGCAAATCAATAGCTATTATTTAATCTGCCAATTTAGCCTAAAATATTCAGATCATATTTACTGAAGTGTGTCTGTCGGTTTACTTGAATGCTGCTGCTCTATAGCTGTGTTAAAGGCTTAAATCATACTCCTATTGTTCCAATCTTAGCATAGGTATGTCCATTAAGTTAAGTGATCAGAATCTAATTTTGTCATCTGATCTTGGCACCTTAATCTTTTGCAGCTTTGTTTCACTTTTCAAGGATGAATACAAATTACCAAAAGGGTCTGTAATTGAGCTTTCAAGGGAATCAAACCATGTTCTTAAAATAAGCAGTAAGTTCATTTTCGGTTTGCTTTTCTATCTTTTTAGCTGATTGGGAACTTAGGTACGGAGTATATGTTTTATGTTGAtagaagaaaggaaagattGGAAATATATATTGATTATTTTAGTATCTGAATGCTAGGCAGAGACTACTGTATATAATCTGTAGTTCTGCACAAAATTAAGGagatcatttttttccttgtctAATTGCATTTTATATACttgccaaacaaaaaaaaactccagaCAATGGCAACCACTTACACTGATAAACTTTATCCCCTAAAGCTCTATAGATTAAATCATCACCGTCATTCTTAGCAAATAGGGATGTCACTTGTCTGTCATTTTAATGCAATGATAAATCCTGGTCATGTTGGATACCTCCTGTTTCTTTCAGCTATCTACGAGTTCTCGATATTTGTGAAAATGGTGCTTATGAATCTTGATTGGTAAGCTGTTCTCTCTCTGTGCAGTCGAAGGAGAAGAAGTGGGGAGTATCCAGAACAAGCTGTTGTGCCAATCTATTCTAGATCTTTACATTGGAGATGACCCATTCGACAGAAGTGCAAAAGACAACATCCAAGGGAATTTAGCTAGCATCCTTAAAGCTTAGGAGTGCTTGACAACTACCTTTTTAAAAGAACTTGTCAATTTTAGTTCCAAGAGCACTCTTACGTCTGTTCAAATACCTGCCACCTGAATGATCTCCTAGCGTTAACTTCCTTTTGACAAAAGAGAATAAAAGCGACAGCTTGCATTTTCATCTGGCATGACTTCTCGTGAGTGGCTAGAAATGGCCTAACTCATTTGTGCAATCACATATATACCCTGACCACCGACTGTAAGATAAGCTATAGAATTTTCTTGCACGCTTGTGGGGTTGATATTACTGTGTAATGATATATACTGAAAATTGCTTTATAGCATTGCTGAGTGGCTGACTGGCTGAGTcccagaaaacaaaatttcttaTGCATGTGCCCGCAATTTGGCTGAGATGGAGAGAGTTTCTGATGCCACTTTCCTTTCGGAGTTTGACAGGTACGGAGTACTTATCTTGTGCAATACTGATTTCCTTAGAATTCATAGGGAGTCTGctctggagcagcagcagctttcATCTTTGTGCACTCATTTGACAACGAGTCTCTGAGAAGCTTCATCTACCGAGTAGTACTACAAGACTCCATGGAAAGCGCCAGCTCTTGATGATGGCTTATCAGCAGATGAATATTCGGgagtgctttttttttgcggggaataTTCGGCAGTGGTTCCACATAGGTTTCTTCCCCTGAACTTATGTGGCACTTGGTTGGCGCCTTCCGGTCTGTTGGAAACGAAGCCCTGAAGGCCTGAACTGAACTATGAATTTCGtagaaaaaattaaaaaaccCGCAGGAACTGGTAACCCAGGCGTGGGGCGTTCTTGGTTGCTTCAGCAGGCGCCTTAATTTGCATCTCGTTGCTTCTTCTTGGCCATTGCTTCCGGGGACAAGTTTGACGTGACATCTCGTCCAAAACTCCCAAGTCTCCGACCGATTCCTTGCCGTCCGAGGGTATGGTATGGTTGCCGTCCGGGGAAGATACAGACACTGACGGGGTGGGCCCGCAGGCCAAAGACTGCAGGGTTCCACTTCCAGCTTCAGGCCGAGGAGGGAAAGAAAACCTGCCTGGACCAACCCTGTGTGCTTAGAGCTGCAAAATTGCGATTATCAGTGTACCTTTCGACTTTTTTAGTTTAATCAAACGAACTAAAactttaaaatgacacaaatttttagaaaactagttcatttgtttgcaCCCCTATGTGTGCCCGGAGTCTTTGGTCGACTCTAATTTAGACTGAAACCCGTGAATTTGCGTTTTCTTCCTATAACAATTGTGGACCTGGATCCCCAGTCACTGACAAGTGAGGCCGGATCCACACGTTAGTGACTGTAACGTTAAGTCAGGAGATCCCTCTGTAACAATTGTTGCTTGGGAAACAAAATTCCGAATACTGAGTAGAGTAGTATAAAAATAGGACAAGAATAACCCTTGCTTCACAcgttgaagaaaaaaaacgcaGCGCCTATAGAAACAATACTAGTACGTACAAGTCTGCACGTTTGTCTCTGTAAAACCAGAAATCCCTTGCACGTTGTCCTCCTCCCCGGCTTTCctggggaaaagaaaagaaaggatcAAAGGAGCGATTCCTCTGCACCCTCTCCGACTCACCGAGCTCGTGATCCCCCTCCCCACCGGACCCGGGGAAGCGGCGAGGCGTTTCCGCGCCAAACGAGCAGCAAAGCTCGCGCCCTTTTAATTATTTCCTCCTTCCTTCGCTTACATAGCGGCGGGGGCTTGCTCCCACTGGCCCATAGGTGCTGCTGCTCAGATCTACCGCGGCGAAGGAGGGCAGACGGAGGTTCGAGATGGAGCACACCGCCGTCGGCGAGGACCAGGCCATGTCCGGTGAGTGAATCTATGCGGACCTTGGGTTGGACGTTGTAGCGTTGTTTGATGACGCTCTGTTCTCGGAGATTGCTGTCCGGTTTGTTTCTTTGGGCTTTTCCAACTTTAGAATCATGTAAAGACCTTAGATATTCACGGTTGGTTTTCCGGATCCTTGTGAAGAAGGCGATGTCTTTGTTCTAACTTCTTGTGCGCTATGTGGCTGCGAATGCGTGTCATTAAGGTTCTCCCGGAAAATTGGagcattttgttttgatttaCGTGCAAGTTAGCGGTGATATTTTATTTCTCGTTTTAGGAGAATAACACGATGATTCACTGGAGTTCCTTTTCTGCTTCATCAATTAGAGCACCGGGTGAGCTGTTTCTTCCatctattttgttttggagGTAGAATGAGGATCCTATTCAGTCGTAGTTGATCGCCATTTTCGCTGTTTTGCTGTCGAGTTATTTACGACGCTTTACTTGAGGATTTGAATCGATATGGTTATGTTCGCTTTAGTGTGCATGGTGTTTCCAAGAAGTAATACAATAGAATAAGTTTGGCTAGGTTACtattgaaaacaaaaaattgcatcTGCCTAAAGAGGTGATCACTGATCAGTGAAGCGTACTCGGCAAGCCATGGATGGGCCCCTGTGATCAGGAGAATTTCTCAGTAGTTATTTTGTGGCTGCTGTAATCAGTTTGGTTGATGTTCTGTTGTAGTCAGGCCTGTTTTTGAGTTCTGGTTCATATGGTGGGCATGTTGCCTCCATACTCTGCTTTTAATTGTCAAAAATTTGGAGCATGCAACTATGCATGCCACTTTCATTGTAACATCAGATGAAGTCCGTCTCTCAGTGATCTAATAGATTTATCATATATTTCAGACCTTCGTGAAAAGCATAGAATGGATCTGGAGAGGTTAACGCTGACATCACAACCGTTCAAAACACTGGCATTATTTGTGTTAGCCATTGGACAGAGTATAAGAAGCACTTGTTCCTGTGTGCTGAATGAAGGTGCTCGGTTGAAGCTCTTAGTTCTTTTTGTTGCTACTGCCTGGGTGCTGCTCCTGACCAATGATGGCCCACATGTGAAGGTACCATCTCTTTTCTTAGTTGTTAGCACATTTCTGTATTTCAAGATTAGACTAATAGAGTGGTGGGATGCTGAATCGCACTATAAGTATACAAGTTACATAAAGCATTACTTTTCTTACACTATCTGGATATGCATAAAATAAATTGTCGCTTCTGAATgttgaaataaaaaatgtgaTGAGAGATACTACTGATTCCCTCGCACTTTTTGTAATTAAGGTAGAAATGCAACTCAGAcctgggtgggtgggtgggtgcaCAATCTTGTGCCTCGACCATTGCATCCCGAAGGGGTCTCAAATAAAT
This is a stretch of genomic DNA from Brachypodium distachyon strain Bd21 chromosome 1, Brachypodium_distachyon_v3.0, whole genome shotgun sequence. It encodes these proteins:
- the LOC100838666 gene encoding fatty-acid-binding protein 1, with translation MVSLRFTAATFPHLPPPPPPHRTAIAAAIAAAAAAAAAASFTLTAKSAGRPLPHPAHSAPLWASLSLSDGGVPGNVEPRTGAAFPAEAAGGRRLLGVGLRKTTILGLKSIDVYAFGVYADDNDLRQLREKYEKLPVSELKQNAELINDALERDIRMTIRLQIVYGRLSIGSVRSAFEKSVGSRLQKFGGSDTKELLQSFVSLFKDEYKLPKGSVIELSRESNHVLKISIEGEEVGSIQNKLLCQSILDLYIGDDPFDRSAKDNIQGNLASILKA